ggaaagAGCTGTCTGAGGAGCTCGGAAAGAAGATTGTAGATAGCCATCTTAAAGGTAAAGGCtatgttcctgtgactacagcttcaaatattattaaaaagtataaggTCCATGGGATTGTAGCCAACCTCCCAGGACGTGCCCACAAGAAGAAATGCAACCCCAGGTTGATCAGAATGATTGTGTGGATggtagacaaagagccaaggaaaacatCCAAAACCATTCAAGCTAAACTCTAACAAGGTCAAGGTACGTCACTATCTGATCGCACCATCCGTCgcaatttaaaccacagtgggCTCCatggaagaagacccaggagaacaccattattgaaagaaaaacataaaaaatccaGACTGGAATTTGCTAAAATGCATGTTGTCAAGCCACAAAGTTCCTGGGAGAATGTCCTTCTCTAGGGGGCTCAGGCATgttttggggctgctttgctgcgTCTGGCACAGGGGgccttgaatctgtgcagggAACAGTGAAGGCTCCAGACTATCAAGGCATCCTGGAGAGAAACCTACTGCtcagtgtcagaaagctctcCCTCAGTCGCAGGTCATGGGTCCTCCAacaggataatgacccaaatgatccatgtcattttcatttggttcattatgtaaaatattcagtttaatcGAAAATCAAAAGTAATGTCTGATTTGTGTTAAACATGGAATTAACAGTCATTGATGCCATTAACGTTTGTCAGTTTCAAATGATTTCAGAGATAGTTGtgggttcttctttttcatggaagggtaccaacaaatttgtccacgtcTGTATTTACTATTTTTAGGGATGATGCATTATAGACGTTATAGATGTTTCAGCAGACACATCAAGGAGTAAGGGGGAACCTATAATAAATTCTGTTAttccaaaattttttttactttttccatTATGTAAATTTCGCCAACTAAATCTATTGTAATATCTATTGTGTAGGAGTCAGGAAGCAATCATCGTCTAgtcaaggctttttttttttttacaagcccATAACAGAACACCAAATGTATATTTGTTGTTACGATCCAAAGGAAGATCAGCATTCCCTATAAACAATGTGCAAACGTGAAAAGGTGCATATTACTATATAAAAGGTATCTTATAATGCTTTATGTATCTCCTCATAGTAGTGTCTTGTGACAAGTGTGCATTAGTGTACATCTTATTGGTGAAATGTGAGTACCTGAGAGAATGATGGGCTCGATTTCGTTGTATTCTCTCAGCACCCACACACAAAGACGAGCCAGATCTACAGAGAAGATGAACTGACGTAGTCCTTGACCACTACCCCAAACCTCCAGAGCTGTTCCgtcccctaacacacacaattacacaacagTTTCAGCATTACCGGGCATCTATAAATCAGCCATCGGCTTAAAAACGACAGGTGGTCTACCTGTATAAGTCCACAAAGGAGAAGCAGTGTGTACTTTTGAAGGGTGCCTTAATTACGGCACTCTAAACACAGACTTGATGTCACCTGGCTTGTCTCAGTTTCTGGAGAAGACAGCTTCTGCTTTTTAGACGTGCAGAAAGCTGACTTGATCACAGTCCATGCTGCCAGATAACATGCCTCTCTCCTTTCATATTCTCCCACACCCCATAAGATTTCTGGTCTCACTCATCCATGGCCTTGTCTTCACCAAGAACTCCACCACATTGCGGTTCCATTTGTATTCTTTTAAACCATTTCCTCCTACCAATATGCTCTCACTATGACCTATTTTCCAGAATTACCTTCTAATGTTGCTACTGCTGCCCTTTGTGAAGCTGTAAATCTCTTCCTGAATGTTGACCCAATATCCTCCCCACTTGTGAAGACACAAGAGTCTTATCATGCCATAAAGAACAACCTCAGATACCAGGCATACAACAGGTTTTACCAGACTTCCACCTATAAATAACTGAGTGAACTTGTAACAAGATCGCTCTTCGGTGGAACACGGAAGATATCActcttattttaataaaatttccataactacagtcaggtccataaatattgggacatcgacacaattctaacatttttggctctatacaccaccacaatggatttcaaatgaaacgaacaagatgtgctttaactgcagactgtcagctttaaattgagggtatttacatccaaatcaggtgaacggtgtaggaattacaacagtttgcatatgtgcctcccacttgttaagggaccaaaagtgatgggacaattggcttctcagctgttccatggccaggtgtgtgttattccctcattatcccaattacaatgagcagataaaaggtccagagttcatttcaagtgtgctatttgcatttggaatctgttgctgtcaactctcaagatgaaatccaaagagctgtcactatcagtgaagcaagccatcattaggctgaaaaaacaaaacaaacccatcagagagatagcaaaaacattaggcgtggccaaaacaactgtttggaacattcttaaaaagaaggaacgcaccggtgagctcagcaacaccaaaagacccggaagaccacggaaaacaactgtggtggatgaccgaagaattctttccctggtgaagaaaacacccttcacagttggccagatcaagaacactctccaggaggtaggtgtatgtgtgtcaaagtcaacaatcaagagaagacttcaccagagtgaatacagagggttcaccacaagatgtaaaccattggtgagcctcaaaaacaggaaggccagattagagtttgccaaattacatctaaaaaagccttcacagttctggaacaacatcctatggacagatgagaccaagatcaacttgtaccagagtgatgggaagagaagagtgaaaaagtgaaagttttttATGAAagtgatttatgattattattctgtcccatcacttttggtcccttaacaagtgggaggcacatatgcaaactgttgtaattcctacaccgttcacctgatttggatgtaaataccctcaatttaaagctgacagtctgcagttaaagtacatcttgttcgtttcatttgaaatccattgtggtggtgtatagagccaaaaatgttagaattgtgtcaatgtcccaatatttatggacctgactgtacatattCTAGATCAGGGGTATTCATCTAAAGTTTATGATGGTCTGTCAGATCCCTTGCTTACAAtcgtctttaaacattctgttaaACAGCATAGACTTTTTTTCAGTGCTTCTTACTCTTTGCCTTGTAGGTCTTGTGGACGAGTGCAGGTAAAACATGACCGTCCTCGATGCTGAAGTTGTCATGTGGGCCAAAAATGTTTGTGGGAATGACAGCTGTGTAACGGCGTCCATGCTGCTGAAAACaggccctacacacacacacacacacacgcacacacataaaatattaACTCAACACTGCTGCAGTGTTTACTGGTTCTAAATATCCATAAGGTTAAACAGACAattttaaactgttttgtttgcagtgaacacacacacatgtttgtcTTACTTACACCTAAATCAAACCGTAATTATAACCTTATCAAAAAGCTGGTAATGTTATTATCCCTTAATCTCTTTAAACCgaaagagaagaaaagcttactttctgtctttttttaagctGACTAAATTGtttgtgatattgatttttccctgcttgCCATTTTCCATATAATAAAATCGTTAAAAAAACCAATATCACACAAGCTTACTgcaaagaaaccacaaagcacaaactccCCTCACAGAAACGTACCCGTTTCAGAAAGCGTAAGGATTTaactctgactgctacaaagcaccgacactggagactcctctcataaatgttaactaaacaaAAATCTCCTCACAGAGTTTTTCTTTCAATTCTGAGATGTGACAAACCTGTTGTGTACGTCAATCATCCTCTTGGCGTAGGCATAACCCGAGTTCGACTCATGAGGAGGACCATTATGGATCTATGAACAAGCAGAGTCAGTTAAGCTGATAAAGATAAGCTGATCAAATAAAGGCTTAAATGGTGACGAGATTGAATGGATGTTAACGTGTTAAGGGATTGGTTTTGGAACTCACGTCAGGTCTGCATCTTTTGAGCTGAGGAAGATCCACTCCTCTCCTTCACTCGCTCCTTTCTGCTTCACCACATGCTCTATGGCTTTCCCTACCAGGCCGCTGCCGCCTGTCACCAGCACCCGCATCGGCTTCTTCTCACCCTCCATCTGACGATCAGAGGGATGAAACGGTCAATTATTTCTAATCCTAACGCCAGCAATGCCCAGTGTTCTAAAATGTCAAAGCAAGCAATGACTCCCATTCCTCATGGACAGAGAAGCAGAAGTGAAAGGCCGACTCGATTTGCACTTTGATTATGCAGGGCAGTTCAAACCTAGCTCATGCAAATCACAATCAGGTAGCCACCGTACCACACTGGCTTTATACTGGCTAAAATATTAGTAACTGATTCACTTACTTACCTGATGGAATGAAATAATTTAGATATTTAACACGAAAAAAGACCTGTAACCTATTCTGATCCCATCACAGCCGCCAGTTATAACAagctgagagagcaggttcgCTCGACTCCGCAGCAGCGTGTAAAGCTGACGGATTGTGACtcgtcagaaggtgttgattaatttcctatagcagtcaatagtgcagctgcgagtcacaggtttatactaatgcacTTGTATGTTAATACGCTATCATTTCAACAGTAACTTATACAGGAAGTTGTACAGCAGACACTTTGAACAGTCAgatgaaaaaaacagagaggctggcaATGAGCGAGAACATGAACTATCTTGTTGCATGGAAGTTCCAcagaattaaattaataacataCTAAAAATAATCTGAACAGACAGGTTCAGTAAATCACAGTGAAGAATGTGTCCATGTGTAAAGTCGAACTGGTACCACAGAGAGCTCTGAGAGGGTTCAGTGACATTAGAACCTTCTGGACCGGTGCCACGTGCGTGCTTGGCGCAATAAACTAGGTTCTGTGGAAACCTGTCTGAAGTTATGCTTCTACTGTTAAATAATTGCTCTGACTGACTAGTTCTTCAAGCGTGCACTACATATTAGAAGATCAAGAGTCGGACCCTGGACGCTGACGCACGCTTCTATtgaaaaataacacactttttaGCCAGACGGAAATGTGGAATAAAACTCCGACCATGTCGTTAACCAGGAGTCTGAAAATGCCTCAGTGTTGTTGTGAAGAGAATGGAAAGAGCTACAACTCTTCCTTTTTCAGATGGcttgcttttttattctttacttcaCCAGTCATTTGTTTGCCATTTTTAATCATAGGATCAGTCCGTCTTCAGTAGATTAAAAGTCTAAGgaaatagactttttttttcccccccagcaaatttcagtcatgtgacatgatttTGAATGTTACTAATATCCATATTTTAGATGTCCTAATAATATCCTGTGGATATATGAGCACACCTTTTTATCTGCGGACAATAGAACTTAGGGTTTCTGTTTTCATGCATGTGGGGCATAGTGAATCATAGGGAGCAGTAGAGCATTAGAGCATCAGAAgttggaagaagaagaagagaagttGGTCCTCAAATAggtgtttcttttctctttatgcAGATCACACCCTTCTGTATATATCTGAACCATTGAAGAGTCTGCCACAAATATTGACTTTACTGGATGCTTTCGGGAAAATACACAGGCTACAAAACAAATATGCAGAAAAGTGAGCTTACGCCTATCAACTCTGCTGCTACACAGATTATCTTTAGCTCTTTACCATTTAAATTAACTAAAGATCAATTTAAATATCTAGGTATATGGATCACTAAGAAGTACAAATATTTGTACAAAGCAAATTTCCCCCCACTGATGGATTCCATTAAAAAAGACTCTGAGGCAgcataaatactataaaaatgaatattctaCCCAGATTCCTATATCTTTTCCAATGCATACCTATATTTTTGATAAAATCCTTTTTCTCACTATTAGACAAATTAATAGCATCGTTCATATGGAACAGGAAAAATGCACGCATCCGCAAAAGATgcaaaattttttaaacaaaattaacacCGAGAGCTTGGAGGTCTGTCTTTACCCAACATTCAGTATTACTACAGTATTActaatatttttatcattttatcagtCTACGCTCCCATAGCAAGAAATGACATGTTTACCCCTTCTGTTATGGATGAAACCTTTAATGTTTGGTCTGTGAAAGGTCTTAGGACactaaaagatatgtttattGATGGAGACTTTGCATCATTCGGTCCAGTGAAAATGAAGTTCCAAATTCCTGactcccactttttttttttttttagatatcttCAGCTTCGTAGCTTTGTGTCTTCCTCATcgtatttatttacaaaaatttaTTCGGTAATCAATTCTCATAACCTGGAACCTCTAGCTCAATTAAAGAGGAAATGGGAGGTGGAATTAGATGTAGAACTCTCGGAAGACATGTGGCAGTCTggcttaaataatatttattcatcttcaattTGTCTAAAACATAGAGTAGTTCAATTTAAAATTGTTCACAGAAAGTGAAGTTAGCCAAATTCAAACCAAATTTAGACCCTAACTGTGATAGGTGTGAAATTGAGCCAGCTACGCTATCTCACATGTTTCGGCTTTGTCTAAAATTAAAAGATTTCTGGCAGTTGGTATTTAAAGACATGTATAGAGCCTGAGGCCATAATTTCAATATTTGGTATCATACCACAATCCTTAAGTTTTAATCAAAGTAAGAAAAATCGGATTGCTTTTACTAGGCTTTTAGCCCGGAGGTTAATGACCGCTCACATGGAAAGAAAAAATCCCCTCCAACCTTCAAACAATGGCTCAAGGACTTACTACATTACATGGCCTTCGAAAAAATACGGCACACTATAAGAGGCTGCACTAACATGTTTTATATCACTTAGCAACCTGTTTTAGATCAGATGAAGAAGACGGACCCCTCAGTTATCTCAGAGgagtagaaataaaataaataaataaataaattttttcttcatattagaaagcttaaatgtataattgtgcAACAGGGGGAATTGTTGTGGGTAGGGATGTTatctaaaaaatgaaaaagatgtcTAACTGTATTATATGTCTCATGTTTgacaaaatattcaataaaaattatttgaaacaaaaaaaaaaaaaaaaaaaaaaaggtgtttctTATGGTAAAGATGCCAGTTAATGCTGCAGGATTTTCCAAAAAAAGCAATAACAACTAGGCATGTCccaatccaattttttttttttgctgccgAAATCATCGAGTTTTTACATTAAAGTTATAAAATCAATCCAGTGTATATGCTGGACAACTGAATAGCTCTGCAATGCATTAAGGAAAAAAAGCCTGAATCCAAACAGtagtaaacaaactaaaaatatttttatttggctcttttttaaattattccaCTTATTGCTgaattgtttttccttttttttttttttttttaaacaatataacTAAGTAAACAAACTAAAAGATGTCTTTAGAAATAGCTGTTATCAATTCTTAGTGCAGCAGCATTTCTGAGAATCTTTCCCAGCTGAAGTGGTAAAAGTGCAGGCCAGCGTTCAGGAGTTCCTCATTTATTAGAAAGAAAATGTCTTTaacaactttaaaaaacaaaaagaaaaaaaaaaaaaaaaaaagctttccagGGAACCCTTTCGGAAAACAAAGCTTTTCGCTTTTAGGGAGAAACGTAGGGTTTTCATTAAGTCTTAGAATTTTGACGAGGAGCAACACGGCTGAATCTCTAAGATGCATAAAATGGTGTTTAAATGATCCAGCTCCTGATTCTCAATAGTCttgatttgttttctgtaacagccgcaaaaaaaacaggtttacGTTACAAATGCGCTCCTACTAATGTCTAATATTTTAGCGTTTCTGTAGAAACAACTTGAGTGTACttgtagaaaaaaacaaaaaaaaaaacattgtccgACGAGTCTTCAGAGTCTAAGAGCATCTAAGATCCAACAACAGCACCTCAGCAAGTGGACTTCCTAAAGGTGGCCTGATGAGTTCAAAatcatttgtgaaaaaaaaacatttttattgttttatatttttaagtcCCTCTTTTTTATGGaacttaaaaatataaaacaataaaaaattccAAACATGTCTGTCCAactcccccaacacacacacacacacacacacacactgctcatctgaagaaaaaaaaatcttatttatgAATAAGAGAACAGAGttacctttttgttttttttgtttttttaatgaaatatccCCAGGTGTATCAGGTGTGCTCTCGTATCCCGTCGTAGTAATACTGAATTATCCACAATTAGCCAATCTTTAGTCGAGGAAAACACTCTGAATGAAGTtcttgaagcaaaaaaaaaaaaccccgagGAAAGATGACGGGGATTTTATCAGAGTTCTtatcaaactcacacacacctgggtgATGGAAAGCGCGCGCGCGGCGTTTACACACTCATCGATTCTGTCGAATGAACCGGTTCACATGAATCGACCTAGGAGAGTTGATTCATCTGCTTCAGCACTAGATACATGCAAGATGATTCATTTCAGTGtgtcgggtttttttttttttttcagccaaaaagTGAATCGAAACATgagttttgaatttttttcccgTTACATTT
This Pangasianodon hypophthalmus isolate fPanHyp1 chromosome 26, fPanHyp1.pri, whole genome shotgun sequence DNA region includes the following protein-coding sequences:
- the LOC113535707 gene encoding GDP-L-fucose synthase isoform X2; protein product: MIDVHNRACFQQHGRRYTAVIPTNIFGPHDNFSIEDGHVLPALVHKTYKAKRDGTALEVWGSGQGLRQFIFSVDLARLCVWVLREYNEIEPIILSVGEEEEMSIKDVVDVIVKAFGFTGPVIYDTSKSDGQLKKTASNTKLRRYLPNFAFTPFYTAVKETCDWFAANYDSARK
- the LOC113535707 gene encoding GDP-L-fucose synthase isoform X1, giving the protein MEGEKKPMRVLVTGGSGLVGKAIEHVVKQKGASEGEEWIFLSSKDADLTACFQQHGRRYTAVIPTNIFGPHDNFSIEDGHVLPALVHKTYKAKRDGTALEVWGSGQGLRQFIFSVDLARLCVWVLREYNEIEPIILSVGEEEEMSIKDVVDVIVKAFGFTGPVIYDTSKSDGQLKKTASNTKLRRYLPNFAFTPFYTAVKETCDWFAANYDSARK